In the Paludisphaera rhizosphaerae genome, one interval contains:
- a CDS encoding class I SAM-dependent methyltransferase — MSIETAAAAAEVVHRDDEYDSREFAMLRRMQEHHFWYRGRHRFLLDAVRRHIETPARIVDLGGGCGGWVDYLAGRSGFPIEELALADSSQVALDLAADALPPQVARLRVDLLNLPWTNRWTSAFLLDVIEHIPDHHEALRQVYHALKPGGTLFITVPALRQFWSWNDDFARHQRRYHRREMIELGIECGYEVVDVRYFMFLLSPILLLSRALTGRKIDKATEEERRELATKMHAVPAAPINELLSAAFGLETPLGRLVRFPWGTSLLAVLRKPKA; from the coding sequence ATGTCGATTGAGACCGCCGCCGCGGCGGCAGAGGTCGTTCACCGGGACGACGAGTACGACAGCCGCGAATTCGCCATGCTCCGGCGGATGCAGGAACACCACTTCTGGTATCGCGGCCGTCATCGCTTCCTGCTCGACGCGGTGCGTCGGCACATCGAGACTCCCGCTCGGATCGTCGATCTGGGCGGCGGCTGCGGCGGGTGGGTTGATTACCTCGCCGGGCGATCGGGCTTTCCGATCGAGGAACTCGCACTCGCGGATTCGTCGCAGGTTGCGCTCGATCTAGCGGCAGACGCCCTTCCTCCCCAGGTCGCAAGGCTCCGCGTCGACCTGCTGAACCTCCCCTGGACGAATCGCTGGACGTCGGCCTTCCTTCTGGACGTCATCGAGCACATCCCCGACCATCACGAGGCGTTGCGACAGGTCTACCACGCGCTAAAGCCGGGCGGAACGCTCTTTATCACGGTGCCGGCGCTTCGCCAGTTCTGGAGCTGGAACGACGACTTCGCCCGTCATCAACGCCGGTATCACCGGCGGGAAATGATCGAACTCGGGATCGAGTGTGGATATGAAGTCGTCGACGTGCGGTACTTCATGTTCCTCCTGAGCCCGATTCTGCTGCTGAGCCGGGCGCTGACCGGGCGTAAGATCGACAAGGCGACGGAGGAAGAACGTCGCGAGTTGGCGACGAAGATGCACGCCGTCCCCGCGGCTCCAATCAACGAACTCCTGTCGGCGGCGTTTGGGCTGGAGACGCCGCTTGGACGGCTCGTCCGCTTCCCCTGGGGGACCTCGTTGCTGGCCGTCCTGCGGAAGCCTAAGGCCTGA